A part of Brassica rapa cultivar Chiifu-401-42 chromosome A05, CAAS_Brap_v3.01, whole genome shotgun sequence genomic DNA contains:
- the LOC103867524 gene encoding trihelix transcription factor ASR3, whose amino-acid sequence MAMEPLGLGVNVADGDGNVNGGGENNNTTTTTPSNEAGDDGVKTARLPRWTRQEILVLIQGKRVAENRVRRGRAAGMALGSGQMEPKWASVSSYCRRHGVNRGPVQCRKRWSNLAGDYKKIKEWESQVKEEAESYWVMRNDVRRERKLPGFFDKEVYDIVDGGVVPPANPVLALGLAPASTSAEEPARSVEKLSLASAPKSLIDVIDKEKQAACEAADQGGMKERHPEAANPEAASTSQEERKRKRTSSGEEEGEATKSRQDQLIEILERNGQLLAAQLEVQNTNLKLDREQRKDHGDNLVAVLNKLADAVAKIADKL is encoded by the exons ATGGCTATGGAACCGTTGGGGTTGGGAGTGAACGTCGCTGACGGTGACGGTAACGTTAACGGCGGTGGGGAGAATAATAACACTACTACTACCACCCCGTCTAACGAAGCCGGAGATGACGGCGTCAAGACGGCGAGGCTGCCACGCTGGACGAGACAGGAGATACTGGTGCTGATCCAAGGGAAGAGAGTGGCGGAGAACAGGGTCCGGCGAGGGAGGGCGGCGGGCATGGCGCTCGGGTCGGGTCAAATGGAGCCCAAGTGGGCGTCGGTGTCGTCGTACTGCAGGCGTCACGGCGTGAACCGAGGGCCGGTTCAGTGCCGGAAAAGGTGGAGCAATCTCGCCGGAGATTACAAGAAGATCAAGGAGTGGGAGTCTCAGGTTAAGGAGGAGGCGGAGTCGTATTGGGTGATGAGGAACGATGTTCGCCGTGAGAGGAAGCTTCCTGGCTTTTTCGATAAAGAGGTTTACGATATTGTAGACGGCGGCGTGGTTCCTCCGGCGAATCCGGTTCTTGCGCTTGGCTTGGCTCCGGCGTCGACGTCGGCGGAGGAGCCGGCGAGGAGTGTGGAGAAGTTGAGTTTGGCTTCGGCGCCTAAGTCACTTATAG atgTTATAGACAAGGAGAAGCAAGCAGCTTGTGAAGCAGCAGATCAAG GTGGAATGAAAGAGAGACATCCAGAAGCAGCAAACCCGGAAGCTGCATCGACATCTCAAGAAGAGAGAAAGCGTAAACGAACATCTAgtggtgaagaagaaggagaagcaaCAAAGAGCAGGCAGGACCAGTTGATAGAGATACTAGAAAGAAACGGGCAGTTACTGGCGGCACAGCTTGAAGTTCAGAATACAAACTTGAAGCTAGACAGAGAGCAAAGAAAAGATCATGGTGATAACTTAGTCGCTGTTCTCAACAAGCTCGCAGATGCTGTGGCAAAAATCGCAGATAAGTTATAG